Proteins from a genomic interval of Gossypium hirsutum isolate 1008001.06 chromosome A09, Gossypium_hirsutum_v2.1, whole genome shotgun sequence:
- the LOC121206229 gene encoding uncharacterized protein, with product MGSSEGDSTFAPRTATGITRGGLPLFLLRTEVEDRAFAAHHNGREEERPRSVRRSTPNSESEFHLAGVRRVEGRWLVPQAVMVVRVMAKGRGEWRLKSWWVGFLLLKNV from the exons ATGGGTTCATCGGAAGGTGACTCCACGTTCGCTCCGCGAACGGCGACCGGTATCACACGAGGTGGGCTTCCCTTGTTTCTTCTCCGAACGGAGGTCGAAGACAGAGCCTTTGCGGCCCACCACAACGGAAGAGAAGAGGAAAGGCCCCGGTCGGTTCGTCGGAGCACCCCAAACAGTGAATCGGAG TTTCATCTTgcaggtgtcagacgcgtggaAGGCCGGTGGTTGGTGCCCCAGGCGGTGATGGTGGTGCGCGTGATGGCCAAGGGCAGAGGGGAGTGGCGGCTGAAATCTTGGTGGGTAGGTTTTTTGCTGCTGAAAAATGTTTAG